One Nomascus leucogenys isolate Asia chromosome 22a, Asia_NLE_v1, whole genome shotgun sequence DNA segment encodes these proteins:
- the GSTZ1 gene encoding maleylacetoacetate isomerase, translated as MQAGKPILYSYFRSSCSWRVRIALALKGIDYETVPINLIKDGGQQFSKDFQALNPMKQVPALKIDGITIYQSLAIIEYLEETRPTPQLLPQDPKKRASVRMISDLIAGGIQPLQNLSVLKQVGEEIQLTWAQNAITSGFNALEQILQSTAGIYCVGDEVTMADLCLVPQVANAERFKVDLTPYPTISSINKRLLVLEAFQVSHPCRQPDTPTELRA; from the exons CCCATCCTCTATTCCTATTTCCGAAGCTCCTGCTCATGGAGAGTTCGAATTG CTCTGGCCTTGAAAGGCATTGACTACGAGACGGTGCCCATCAATCTCATAAAGGATGGGGGCCAACAG TTCTCTAAGGACTTCCAGGCACTGAATCCCATGAAGCAGGTGCCAGCCTTGAAGATTGATGGAATCACCATTTACCAGTCA CTGGCCATCATTGAGTATCTTGAGGAGACGCGTCCCACtccgcaacttctgcctcaggACCCAAAGAAGAGGGCCAGCGTGCGTATGATTTCTGACCTCATCGCTGGTGGCATCCAGCCCCTGCAG AACCTGTCTGTCCTGAAGCAAGTAGGAGAGGAGATCCAGCTGACCTGGGCCCAGAATGCCATCACTTCTGGCTTTAACG CCCTGGAGCAGATCCTACAGAGCACAGCAGGCATCTACTGTGTAGGAGATGAG GTGACCATGGCTGATCTGTGCTTGGTGCCTCAGGTGGCAAATGCTGAAAG ATTCAAGGTGGATCTCACCCCCTACCCTACCATCAGCTCCATCAACAAGAGGCTGCTGGTCTTGGAGGCCTTCCAGGTGTCTCACCCCTGCCGGCAGCCAGATACACCCACCGAGCTGAGGGCCTAG